One genomic region from Capra hircus breed San Clemente chromosome 18, ASM170441v1, whole genome shotgun sequence encodes:
- the LOC102182824 gene encoding LOW QUALITY PROTEIN: vomeronasal type-1 receptor 4 (The sequence of the model RefSeq protein was modified relative to this genomic sequence to represent the inferred CDS: deleted 1 base in 1 codon) → MAGSFFIIGMIILTQTVVGILGNFSLLCSYIVLHVTGYRLRSTDLILKHLIVANSLVLLCKGVPQTMAVFGWKHIRSDFGCKLLFFLHRVGRGVSICSICLLSVFQVITISPWNSRWAVLKVTAPKYTVPSIFLCWILQMLVNVIFPIYITGKWSHNNITEERDFGCCSTILTDQKNKKTKDALYAALLSFPDVLCLGLTLWAGGSMVLILYRHKQQVQHIRRTDAFSRSSPESRATKTILLLGGTFVYFYTLSSIFQVLWLFLFSPAGSL, encoded by the exons ATGGCCGGCAGCTTTTTCATAATAGGCATGATCATCTTAACACAGACCGTGGTTGGAATCCTGGGGAATTTCTCACTCCTTTGCAGTTATATCGTCCTTCACGTCACGGGTTACAGGTTAAGGTCCACAGATTTGATCCTTAAGCACCTGATTGTGGCCAACTCCTTGGTCCTCCTCTGTAAAGGGGTCCCCCAGACAATGGCAGTGTTTGGGTGGAAGcatatccgcagtgattttggctgcaaacttctcttctttctgcacagagtggggaggggagtgtcCATCTGTAGCATCTGCCTCTTGAGTGTCTTTCAGGTGATCACAATCAGTCCCTGGAACTCCAGGTGGGCAGTGCTGAAAGTAACAGCCCCCAAGTACACTGTTCCCTCTATTTTCCTGTGTTGGATCCTGCAAATGCTGGTAAATGTTATTTTTCCTATCTATATAACTGGCAAATGGAGTCACAATAACATCACAGAGGAAAGAGATTTTGGCTGCTGTTCTACTATTCTTACTGACCAGAAGAATAAAAAAACCAAAGACGCCTTGTATGCAGCATTGCTGTCGTTCCCTGATGTTTTATGTTTGGGGCTCACGCTCTGGGCCGGAGGCTCCATGGTTCTCATCCTCTACAGACATAAGCAGCAGGTCCAGCACATTCGTAGGACCGACGCCTTCTCCAGGTCCTCCCCTGAGTCCAGAGCTACTAAAACCATCCTTCTCCTGGGGGGCACCTTTGTCTACTTTTATACTCTTTCCTCCATCTTTCAAGTTCTT TGGCTCTTTTTGTTCAGCCCAGCTGGTTCTTTGTGA
- the LOC102177653 gene encoding vomeronasal type-1 receptor 4, giving the protein MAGSFFIIGMIILTQTVVGILGNFSLLCSYIILHVTGYRLRSTDLILKHLIVANSLVLLCKGVPQTMAVFGWKHILSDCGCKLLFFLHRVGRGVSIGSICLLSVFQVITISPRSSRWAVLKVTAPKYMVLSLFLCWILQMLVNVIFLFHITGKWSDKNITKEKDFGYCSSGLTDKTQHALHAALLLFPDVLCLGLTLWAGSSMVLILYRHKQQVQRIRRTDASSRSSPESRATKTILLLGSTFVYFYILSSICQVLLALFDQPSRFLVDITIIIAACFPTVSPFLLMSQNSSVQRLYLAWIRNAKSLLL; this is encoded by the coding sequence ATGGCCGGCAGCTTTTTCATAATAGGCATGATCATCTTAACACAGACCGTGGTTGGAATCCTGGGGAATTTCTCACTCCTTTGCAGTTATATCATCCTTCACGTCACTGGTTACAGGTTAAGGTCCACAGATTTGATTCTTAAGCACCTGATTGTGGCCAACTCCTTGGTCCTCCTCTGTAAAGGGGTCCCCCAGACAATGGCAGTGTTTGGGTGGAAGCATATCCTCAGTGATTGTGGCTGcaaacttctcttctttctgcacagagtggggaggggagtgtcCATCGGTAGCATCTGCCTCTTGAGTGTCTTTCAGGTGATCACAATCAGTCCCCGGAGCTCCAGGTGGGCAGTGCTGAAAGTAACAGCTCCCAAGTACATGGTTCTCTCTCTGTTCCTGTGTTGGATCCTGCAAATGTTGGTAAATGTAATTTTTCTGTTCCATATAACCGGCAAATGGAGTGACAAAAACATCACAAAGGAAAAAGATTTTGGCTACTGTTCTTCTGGTCTTACTGACAAAACTCAACATGCCTTGCATGCAGCATTGCTATTATTCCCTGATGTTTTATGTTTGGGGCTCACACTCTGGGCTGGCAGCTCCATGGTTCTCATCCTGTACAGACATAAGCAGCAGGTCCAGCGCATTCGTAGGACCGACGCCTCCTCCAGGTCCTCCCCTGAGTCCAGAGCTACTAAAACCATCCTTCTCCTGGGGAGCACCTTTGTCtacttttatattctttcctccaTCTGTCAAGTTCTTTTGGCTCTTTTTGATCAGCCCAGCCGGTTCCTTGTGGATATCACTATAATCATTGCAGCATGCTTCCCTACTGTCAGCCCCTTTCTGCTCATGAGCCAGAACTCCAGTGTACAAAGGCTCTACTTAGCCTGGATAAGGAATGCAAAGTCCTTACTATTATGA